From the genome of Candidatus Tectomicrobia bacterium, one region includes:
- a CDS encoding IclR family transcriptional regulator, giving the protein MDHTPSAIRHALDTIEAFQFGPKEFSARELHEMLHIPRATQYRVLRVLEERGYLRRDPQSGRYRMGFKILQLAALAQDQMELVRIAQDVLHRMWIESRETAQLAVVDGLETVYLRVLESPVPHRFVLRPGVRAPIHCTSPGLAILAHSPKEKVEEVLRAGLKRFTDKTITAPEALLARLEQIRREGVAINRGEWRESGGGISAPAFDFTGEAVAAIGLSGPNDRLTEDRVPAIAEAVRRGAAELSRLLGGAPSPPLGAESGVSVNGGTRGHPKEKSNGVQKRVRSQGVL; this is encoded by the coding sequence ATGGACCACACGCCCTCCGCCATCCGGCATGCCCTCGACACCATCGAGGCCTTCCAGTTCGGGCCCAAGGAATTCAGCGCGCGCGAGCTCCATGAGATGCTCCACATCCCGCGCGCGACGCAGTACCGCGTCCTGCGGGTGCTGGAGGAGCGCGGCTACCTGCGCCGCGACCCCCAGAGCGGCCGCTACCGCATGGGCTTCAAGATCCTCCAGCTCGCCGCCCTCGCCCAGGATCAGATGGAGCTCGTGCGCATCGCCCAGGACGTGCTCCACCGCATGTGGATCGAGTCGCGGGAGACGGCCCAGCTCGCGGTCGTGGACGGCCTCGAAACGGTCTACCTCCGGGTGCTGGAGAGCCCCGTGCCCCACCGGTTCGTGCTGCGGCCGGGCGTGCGGGCGCCCATCCACTGCACCTCCCCCGGCCTCGCCATCCTCGCCCACTCCCCGAAGGAGAAGGTGGAGGAGGTGCTCCGCGCCGGGCTCAAGCGCTTCACCGACAAGACCATCACCGCCCCGGAGGCGCTTCTCGCCCGGCTGGAGCAGATCCGCCGCGAGGGCGTGGCCATCAACCGGGGCGAGTGGCGGGAGAGCGGCGGAGGGATCTCGGCCCCCGCCTTCGATTTCACGGGCGAGGCGGTGGCCGCCATCGGGCTCTCGGGGCCGAACGACCGGCTCACGGAGGACCGGGTGCCGGCCATCGCGGAGGCCGTCCGGCGAGGGGCCGCCGAGCTGTCCAGGCTCCTGGGGGGAGCACCATCACCGCCGCTTGGGGCGGAGAGTGGCGTATCGGTCAACGGGGGAACCCGCGGTCATCCAAAGGAGAAGAGCAATGGAGTACAAAAGCGCGTCCGAAGCCAAGGAGTACTGTAA
- a CDS encoding NAD(P)-binding domain-containing protein: MKIGIIGTGKVGGAVGKRWAAMGHEVVFGSRDPGAAKVKELMGASGGKAKAATIAQAAAHGEVVVLATPWAGTKEALAAAGSLAGKVVIDCTNPLKPDLSGLAVGPDTSAAEQVASWAKGAKVVKGLSTTGSANMENPRYGDQDISMFICGEDAGAKKTVGRLMEDLGFEVVDCGPLAAARQLEHLALLWVCLAYQLGNGANIAVKLLRR, encoded by the coding sequence ATGAAGATCGGGATCATCGGGACGGGCAAGGTCGGCGGGGCGGTGGGGAAGCGCTGGGCGGCCATGGGGCACGAGGTGGTGTTCGGCTCCCGCGACCCGGGCGCGGCGAAGGTCAAGGAACTGATGGGCGCCTCCGGAGGGAAGGCGAAGGCCGCGACCATCGCCCAGGCGGCCGCCCACGGCGAGGTGGTGGTGCTCGCCACCCCCTGGGCGGGGACGAAGGAGGCCCTCGCCGCGGCGGGGAGCCTCGCCGGGAAGGTCGTCATCGACTGCACCAATCCGCTGAAGCCCGACCTCTCGGGCCTCGCGGTCGGGCCGGACACCTCGGCCGCCGAGCAGGTGGCCTCCTGGGCGAAGGGGGCGAAGGTGGTGAAGGGGCTGAGCACCACCGGGTCGGCAAACATGGAGAACCCCCGCTACGGGGACCAGGACATCTCCATGTTCATCTGCGGAGAGGACGCCGGGGCCAAGAAGACGGTAGGCCGGCTCATGGAGGACCTGGGCTTCGAGGTGGTGGACTGCGGCCCCCTCGCGGCGGCCCGCCAGCTCGAGCACCTGGCGCTGCTCTGGGTGTGCCTGGCCTACCAGCTCGGCAACGGGGCCAACATCGCCGTCAAGCTGCTGCGGAGGTAG
- a CDS encoding MaoC family dehydratase N-terminal domain-containing protein encodes MRYMAGDALPELAKPPVARVQLVRYAGASGDFNPIHFDDGAARARGLPSVIAHGMLSMGFLGQFVEAAFGPGMTRKIEVNFRGMVRLGDSVTCRGRVKEVREAGGRALAVCEIEAMNQEGAVVTAGSAEAWME; translated from the coding sequence ATGCGTTACATGGCGGGTGACGCCCTGCCCGAGCTGGCGAAGCCGCCCGTCGCACGCGTCCAGCTCGTGAGGTACGCGGGGGCGAGCGGGGATTTCAACCCCATCCACTTCGACGACGGGGCGGCGCGGGCGCGGGGCCTGCCCAGCGTCATCGCCCACGGGATGCTCTCCATGGGTTTCCTCGGCCAGTTCGTCGAGGCCGCCTTCGGCCCGGGGATGACGCGGAAGATCGAGGTGAACTTCCGGGGGATGGTGCGGCTCGGGGACAGCGTCACCTGCCGGGGGCGGGTGAAGGAAGTCCGCGAGGCGGGCGGGCGGGCGCTCGCCGTGTGCGAGATCGAGGCCATGAACCAGGAGGGGGCGGTCGTCACCGCCGGTAGCGCCGAGGCGTGGATGGAGTAG
- a CDS encoding ABC transporter substrate-binding protein, with protein MMHILAAALAVLALALGPAAGAQAAKRGGTLRIATEGEAFDLNPIGISGALKVYREIMGGALLRLDENFNPIGDLAKSWEISDEGRIVTFKLHPGGTYHDGAPLDAESVKWNLDLVNKTVPKWVEEMKKKNPKYKWQNLFVNYLYHIDKVEVVDKYTLRVHQKDLGKGQLFDAMTGTLGRFVLVSPKAYDTDIESFRRRPVLSGPYKFVEWKRNQHLFAERHRGFYRKGQPYLDRLEFYFIPDANQRMNALLSGQIDVINNLPLSLYETMKKAPGVVVHRGRATINYAFPFNNQMEPWKDLRVRKAVSCYAVDRAQIVKTALRGLGKPWVTFAPGGAVDALDLTAECPYDPEKAKKLLAEAGYGPGKPLKITMTTNNSDPAHIEVSQALKLQFAKSNIDMEVKIVDYATWNRGFVGQHKIQLTLQNTLSSRSVNSNSHVVYSKAGNDYYQVKDPKLDELLDAWRSTIDPRKQLEASHAIQRYVLDQAYYPNLATFSFLEVTRDYVKGFKYLGKLMFDYSEVWLDK; from the coding sequence ATGATGCATATTCTCGCCGCTGCCCTCGCAGTTCTCGCCCTCGCCCTTGGACCCGCGGCCGGCGCCCAGGCCGCGAAGCGGGGCGGCACCCTCCGGATCGCGACCGAGGGAGAAGCGTTCGATCTCAACCCCATCGGGATCAGCGGCGCCCTGAAGGTCTACCGGGAGATCATGGGCGGCGCCCTTCTCCGCCTCGACGAGAACTTCAACCCCATCGGCGACCTGGCGAAGAGCTGGGAGATCTCCGACGAAGGGCGCATCGTCACCTTCAAGCTCCACCCCGGGGGCACCTACCACGACGGCGCCCCGCTCGACGCCGAATCGGTCAAGTGGAACCTCGACCTCGTCAACAAGACGGTCCCGAAGTGGGTCGAGGAGATGAAGAAAAAGAACCCCAAGTACAAGTGGCAAAATCTCTTCGTCAACTATCTCTACCACATCGACAAGGTGGAGGTGGTGGACAAGTACACCCTCCGCGTCCACCAGAAGGACCTGGGTAAGGGCCAGCTCTTCGACGCCATGACGGGCACCCTGGGACGCTTCGTCCTCGTCTCGCCCAAGGCCTACGACACCGACATCGAGTCCTTCCGCCGCCGCCCCGTCCTGAGCGGCCCCTACAAGTTCGTGGAGTGGAAGCGCAACCAGCACCTCTTCGCCGAGCGCCACAGGGGCTTCTACCGCAAGGGCCAGCCCTACCTCGACCGGCTCGAGTTCTACTTCATCCCCGACGCGAACCAGCGGATGAACGCCCTCCTCTCGGGCCAGATCGACGTCATCAACAACCTGCCCCTCTCCCTCTACGAGACGATGAAGAAGGCGCCCGGCGTCGTCGTCCACCGGGGGCGGGCCACCATCAACTACGCCTTCCCCTTCAACAACCAGATGGAGCCCTGGAAGGACCTCCGGGTGCGCAAGGCCGTCTCCTGCTACGCCGTGGACCGGGCCCAGATCGTGAAGACCGCCCTGCGGGGGCTCGGCAAGCCCTGGGTGACCTTCGCGCCCGGCGGGGCCGTGGACGCGCTCGACCTCACGGCCGAGTGCCCCTACGACCCCGAGAAGGCCAAGAAGCTCCTGGCCGAGGCGGGCTACGGCCCGGGCAAGCCCCTCAAGATCACCATGACGACCAACAACTCCGACCCGGCCCACATCGAGGTGTCCCAGGCGCTCAAGCTCCAGTTCGCCAAGAGCAACATCGACATGGAAGTCAAGATCGTGGACTACGCCACCTGGAACCGCGGCTTCGTGGGCCAGCACAAGATCCAGCTCACGCTCCAGAACACGCTCTCCTCCCGCAGCGTGAACAGCAACTCCCACGTCGTCTACTCGAAGGCGGGGAACGACTACTACCAAGTCAAGGACCCCAAGCTGGACGAGCTGCTGGACGCCTGGCGCTCGACCATCGACCCGCGCAAGCAGCTCGAGGCCAGCCACGCGATCCAGCGCTACGTCCTGGACCAGGCGTATTACCCCAACCTCGCCACCTTCTCGTTCCTGGAGGTCACGCGGGACTACGTGAAGGGATTCAAGTACCTGGGCAAGCTGATGTTCGACTACAGCGAGGTCTGGCTGGACAAATAG
- a CDS encoding SDR family oxidoreductase, whose product MRLKGKAAVVTGAAQGIGRAVVVAFAREGARVVAVDLNEAGGEETARLAREAGGEARFHRADVSKLSEVEAVLDACEKAYAPVDVMVNNAGIVRAAMLHKMTEQQWDEVIAVHLKGTWNGLHAAAKRMIPLKRGRIINVTSGAGLRGTIGQINYSSAKMGIVGATKSAARELGRYNITVNCISPAAVTPMTETIRTDPRFEQKYLERIALGRWGTPEEMAAGFVFLASDDASYVTGHVLRVDGGMAI is encoded by the coding sequence ATGCGTCTCAAGGGGAAAGCCGCGGTGGTGACGGGGGCGGCCCAGGGCATAGGCCGCGCGGTGGTGGTGGCCTTCGCCCGCGAGGGCGCCCGGGTGGTGGCGGTGGATCTGAACGAGGCGGGGGGGGAGGAGACCGCCCGGCTCGCGCGGGAGGCGGGCGGGGAGGCCCGGTTCCACCGGGCGGACGTGAGCAAGCTCTCCGAGGTCGAGGCCGTGCTCGACGCCTGCGAGAAGGCCTACGCCCCCGTGGACGTGATGGTGAACAACGCGGGTATCGTGCGCGCCGCCATGCTCCACAAGATGACCGAGCAGCAGTGGGACGAGGTGATCGCCGTTCACCTGAAGGGCACCTGGAACGGCCTCCACGCCGCCGCCAAGCGGATGATCCCGCTCAAGCGCGGGCGCATCATCAACGTCACCTCGGGGGCGGGGCTGCGCGGAACCATCGGGCAGATCAACTACTCCTCGGCCAAGATGGGCATCGTCGGGGCCACGAAGAGCGCGGCCCGCGAGCTCGGCCGCTACAACATCACCGTGAACTGCATCTCCCCCGCGGCCGTCACTCCCATGACCGAGACCATCCGCACCGACCCCCGCTTCGAGCAGAAGTACCTGGAGCGCATCGCGCTCGGCCGCTGGGGCACGCCCGAGGAGATGGCGGCGGGCTTCGTCTTCCTCGCCTCGGACGACGCGAGCTACGTCACCGGCCACGTCCTGCGGGTGGACGGCGGGATGGCGATATAG
- a CDS encoding acyl-CoA dehydrogenase family protein, with translation MTSPGTAGLPFHLTEPQEMLRRVVRELAGRHIAPRAAEIDEREEYPEDVFQLLKAQGLLGLYVPPEYGGSGMGILGTCVAVEEIARVCSNSPLFLSVHLLATRPIAVAGSAAQKERYLRGVATGELRGSLAMTEPHAGSDVANIRTRAARDGDSFVIDGQKAFCTGSAHADFIVVAAKTDPGAGSRGISMLIAPKGTPGLRVGRRERKMGMRGIPTCEVLLEGCRVPAENLVGEEHNGFRAAMRGFNQARPVIGARGVGLAQGCLDYASNYAKEREAFGRPIAEHQAIQFMLADMFLATEAARLLVRRAAAMVDAGRDGRECVRYVSAAKCYASDAAMRVSVDAIQVLGGAGYMKDHPLERFMRDAKQLQIIEGTNQIQRSLIAREVLG, from the coding sequence ATGACTTCCCCTGGCACCGCCGGCCTCCCCTTCCACCTGACCGAGCCGCAGGAGATGCTCCGCCGCGTGGTGCGGGAGCTGGCCGGGCGCCATATCGCCCCCCGCGCCGCCGAGATCGACGAGAGGGAGGAGTACCCCGAGGACGTCTTCCAGCTCCTCAAGGCCCAGGGCCTCCTCGGCCTCTACGTCCCGCCCGAGTACGGCGGGAGCGGGATGGGCATCCTCGGCACCTGCGTCGCGGTCGAGGAGATCGCCCGCGTCTGCTCGAACAGCCCCCTCTTCCTCTCGGTCCACCTCCTCGCCACCCGGCCCATCGCCGTGGCGGGAAGCGCCGCCCAGAAGGAGCGCTACCTGCGCGGGGTGGCCACCGGGGAGCTGCGCGGCTCCCTCGCCATGACCGAGCCCCACGCCGGCTCCGACGTGGCGAACATCCGCACCCGCGCCGCGCGCGACGGGGACTCCTTCGTCATCGACGGCCAGAAGGCCTTCTGCACCGGCTCGGCGCACGCCGACTTCATCGTGGTGGCCGCCAAGACCGACCCGGGCGCCGGGAGCCGGGGCATCTCCATGCTCATCGCGCCCAAGGGGACGCCGGGGCTCAGGGTCGGGCGCCGGGAGCGCAAGATGGGGATGCGGGGCATCCCCACCTGCGAGGTGCTCCTCGAGGGGTGCCGGGTCCCGGCGGAGAACCTGGTGGGGGAGGAGCACAACGGCTTCCGGGCCGCCATGCGGGGCTTCAACCAGGCCCGGCCCGTCATCGGGGCGCGGGGGGTGGGGCTCGCCCAGGGCTGCCTCGACTACGCCTCGAATTACGCGAAGGAGCGCGAGGCCTTCGGCCGGCCCATCGCGGAGCACCAGGCCATCCAGTTCATGCTGGCCGACATGTTCCTCGCGACCGAGGCGGCGCGGCTCCTCGTGCGCCGGGCGGCGGCCATGGTGGACGCGGGCCGGGACGGCCGGGAGTGCGTGCGCTACGTCTCGGCCGCCAAGTGCTACGCCTCGGACGCCGCCATGCGCGTCTCGGTGGACGCCATCCAGGTCCTGGGCGGCGCGGGCTACATGAAGGACCACCCCCTCGAGCGCTTCATGCGCGACGCCAAGCAGCTCCAGATCATCGAGGGCACCAACCAGATCCAGCGCTCCCTCATCGCAAGGGAGGTGCTGGGGTAG
- a CDS encoding MaoC family dehydratase N-terminal domain-containing protein: protein MPNRITPGIAALKGRTHGPYRVAVEAGAIRRFAEAIGDPSPAYRGESPIVPPTFPATFRPEGDYPDVPADFGDVGLHASQSYEFERPLRAGDVLDVSFTVTDIYEKGGRSGDLVFIERTYEFTDARTGARAGGGKWVSLRRFDP, encoded by the coding sequence ATGCCGAACCGCATCACCCCCGGGATCGCGGCCCTCAAGGGGCGGACGCACGGCCCCTACCGGGTCGCCGTGGAGGCGGGGGCCATCCGCCGCTTCGCCGAGGCGATCGGGGACCCGAGCCCCGCCTACCGGGGGGAGAGCCCCATCGTGCCCCCCACCTTCCCGGCCACCTTCCGGCCCGAGGGGGACTACCCCGACGTGCCGGCGGACTTCGGCGACGTGGGGCTCCACGCCTCCCAGTCCTACGAGTTCGAGCGGCCGCTCCGGGCGGGGGACGTCCTGGACGTCTCGTTCACCGTCACGGACATCTACGAGAAGGGTGGCCGGAGCGGGGACCTGGTGTTCATCGAGCGGACCTACGAATTCACCGACGCGAGGACGGGGGCGAGGGCGGGCGGGGGCAAGTGGGTGTCGCTGCGGCGCTTCGACCCCTGA
- a CDS encoding NIPSNAP family protein, protein MIYEIEIVRLAPRGWGEYAKEFARVFRKHDLGASLLGLFQADIGLLNRAMLVWAHEDGDQQARVRRALTNCCEVEGSTSRMYRTVPLLPRPLVGSWGGVYEVRTYQGHPGRMDDAVRAWEKHLPPRLKLSPCVALFFSEPAPDGSWEYVHFWPYRDLNHRAEVRGRAHEAGWPPGTIDYARGILKSQQSEIWLPAPFSPMH, encoded by the coding sequence ATGATCTATGAGATCGAAATCGTGCGTTTGGCGCCCCGGGGGTGGGGGGAGTACGCGAAAGAGTTCGCGCGGGTCTTCCGGAAGCACGACCTGGGGGCCTCGCTCCTCGGCCTCTTCCAGGCCGACATCGGCCTCCTCAACCGGGCGATGCTGGTCTGGGCGCACGAGGACGGGGACCAGCAGGCGCGCGTGCGCCGCGCGCTGACCAACTGCTGCGAGGTGGAGGGCTCCACCTCCAGGATGTACCGCACCGTCCCCCTTCTTCCCCGCCCGCTCGTGGGCAGCTGGGGCGGCGTCTACGAGGTCCGCACCTACCAGGGCCATCCCGGAAGGATGGACGACGCCGTCCGCGCCTGGGAGAAGCATCTCCCCCCCCGGCTGAAGCTCTCGCCCTGCGTGGCGCTCTTCTTCTCGGAGCCCGCTCCCGACGGCTCCTGGGAGTACGTCCACTTCTGGCCCTACCGGGACCTCAACCACCGCGCCGAGGTGCGCGGCCGCGCCCACGAGGCCGGCTGGCCGCCCGGCACCATCGACTACGCCCGGGGCATCCTGAAATCCCAGCAGTCGGAGATCTGGCTCCCGGCCCCCTTCTCCCCGATGCACTAG
- a CDS encoding dihydrodipicolinate synthase family protein, which produces MEYKSASEAKEYCKAHMKGVWAALCTPFTPSGELDEEGLRRNVRRCIDDLKIDGFFCNGLMGEFWSLSPQERKRAQHIVCEESRGNAQTIPHTAHINISEAVELTHHAEEVGGDYVIMINPVYGAHDDDEIFLYFQTIAKQTEMGIALFNQPKSGTTLSPALVERLTDIPNICCIKNAVNSMDHMAEVRRRVGDKIVVCDPSDENMLVGMAHFGMQVHMSSPAPFLYQVPGYTPMKDMYDAIQKGDMVKAWKLHYELEPLRQVRKKYFTSGPNGRTTAYLKEWSKLLGMAAGEPRPPIVPLTDKERKQFRDDLTKTGILDKVKA; this is translated from the coding sequence ATGGAGTACAAAAGCGCGTCCGAAGCCAAGGAGTACTGTAAGGCCCACATGAAGGGCGTGTGGGCCGCCCTCTGCACTCCGTTCACCCCCTCGGGCGAGCTGGACGAGGAGGGCCTCCGCCGCAACGTCCGCCGCTGCATCGACGACCTCAAGATCGACGGCTTCTTCTGCAACGGCCTCATGGGCGAATTCTGGTCGCTCTCCCCGCAGGAGCGCAAGCGCGCCCAGCACATCGTCTGCGAGGAGAGCCGGGGCAATGCCCAGACCATCCCGCACACGGCCCACATCAACATCTCCGAGGCGGTCGAGCTCACCCACCACGCCGAGGAAGTGGGCGGCGACTACGTGATCATGATCAACCCGGTCTACGGCGCGCACGACGACGACGAGATCTTCCTCTACTTCCAGACCATCGCCAAGCAGACCGAGATGGGCATCGCCCTCTTCAACCAGCCCAAGTCGGGCACGACCCTCAGCCCCGCGCTCGTCGAGCGGCTGACCGACATCCCCAACATCTGCTGCATCAAGAACGCGGTCAACAGCATGGACCACATGGCCGAGGTCCGGCGCCGGGTGGGCGACAAGATCGTGGTCTGCGACCCCAGCGACGAGAACATGCTGGTCGGCATGGCGCACTTCGGGATGCAGGTCCACATGTCCTCGCCCGCGCCGTTCCTGTACCAGGTCCCCGGCTACACCCCGATGAAGGACATGTACGACGCGATCCAGAAGGGCGACATGGTCAAGGCCTGGAAGCTCCACTATGAGCTCGAGCCCCTGCGCCAGGTGCGGAAGAAGTACTTCACCTCGGGCCCGAACGGCCGGACGACGGCCTACCTGAAGGAGTGGAGCAAGCTCCTCGGCATGGCCGCCGGCGAGCCGCGCCCGCCCATCGTCCCCCTGACGGACAAGGAGCGGAAGCAGTTCCGGGACGATCTGACCAAGACCGGGATTCTCGACAAGGTGAAGGCCTAG
- a CDS encoding acetate--CoA ligase family protein, protein MSANHSLAPLFHPASVAVVGASSDLRRLGGIPIRLMREHGFPGAIYPINPNRAEIAGLRCYPDVASLPEAPDLALFAAPRDAVLPALRQCAERGVKAAAVFTSGFGETGPGGAGLQEEMAGLCRAAGMRLLGPNCMGVIHTRSRLMATFTISIREGETLSPGPIALVTHSGALAACMISDLHDTGAGLSAMVSLGNEADVDFAECVDHFVDDPDTRVICGYLESVRDGQGLRRAAERALAAGKPIVLLKSGATEAGARAAMSHTAALATPHGVFTAFARQCGVTLCRSYQELMETAHFLSRAPRAPRPSPAKAGGGRRLGVLSFSGGGASLVADAAVEEGFSLPPLAEATRARLQAVLPRYAALRNPVDLVSVMVSKPGQSPIAEAGAAVRDDPSVDAAVLVMGVYHHMADQVGRDFKRLFEESAKPFACCWMAPHRAALQAVRKAGVPVFEDYDRAVRALAAQAGFEEAAARAARPGSEIDLSRQKEARRLIGSAPRSPEGMLPPAACRALLGLYGIPQPAQAEATDADGAVAAWRKMGGPVALKAISQGLVHKTDAGGVVLGLDDEGSLREAAARLLALAPDAGLLVQRMAEGGVELLAGLSRDPAFGLCVTGGIGGIFVEVFGEAARRLPPFGEEEASAMLWGLRGAKLFEGVRGRPPVDLPAAARVLARLSEMAAELEGALAELDINPLIVTPGGALAVDARVRAA, encoded by the coding sequence ATGAGCGCGAATCACAGCCTGGCGCCCCTGTTCCATCCGGCATCGGTGGCCGTGGTGGGGGCCTCCTCGGATCTCCGGCGCCTGGGCGGCATCCCCATCCGCCTCATGCGGGAGCACGGCTTCCCGGGCGCCATCTACCCCATCAACCCCAACCGCGCGGAGATCGCGGGCCTGCGCTGCTACCCCGACGTCGCCTCGCTTCCCGAGGCCCCCGACCTCGCCCTCTTCGCCGCCCCGCGCGACGCCGTCCTTCCGGCGCTGCGCCAGTGCGCGGAGCGCGGGGTGAAGGCCGCCGCCGTCTTCACCTCGGGCTTCGGGGAGACGGGCCCCGGGGGCGCGGGCCTCCAGGAGGAGATGGCCGGCCTCTGCCGCGCCGCGGGGATGCGCCTGCTGGGCCCCAACTGCATGGGCGTCATCCACACCCGCTCGCGCCTCATGGCCACCTTCACCATCTCCATCCGGGAGGGCGAAACCCTCTCGCCCGGCCCCATCGCTCTCGTCACCCACAGCGGGGCGCTCGCCGCCTGCATGATCTCCGACCTCCACGACACGGGCGCCGGCCTGAGCGCCATGGTGAGCCTCGGCAACGAGGCCGACGTGGACTTCGCCGAGTGCGTGGACCACTTCGTGGACGACCCCGATACCCGCGTCATCTGCGGCTACCTCGAATCGGTGCGCGACGGGCAGGGCCTGCGCCGGGCGGCGGAGCGGGCCCTCGCGGCCGGGAAGCCCATCGTGCTGCTCAAGTCCGGGGCCACCGAGGCGGGCGCCCGCGCCGCCATGAGCCACACCGCCGCCCTCGCCACCCCGCACGGTGTCTTCACCGCCTTCGCCCGGCAGTGCGGCGTCACCCTCTGCCGCTCCTACCAGGAGCTCATGGAGACGGCTCACTTCCTCTCGCGCGCGCCGCGCGCCCCGCGGCCTTCGCCGGCGAAGGCCGGTGGAGGGAGAAGGCTCGGCGTCCTGAGCTTCTCGGGGGGCGGGGCCTCCCTGGTGGCGGACGCCGCGGTGGAGGAGGGCTTCTCCCTCCCCCCGCTCGCCGAGGCCACCCGCGCCCGCCTCCAGGCCGTCCTCCCGCGATACGCCGCCCTGCGGAACCCGGTGGACCTCGTCTCGGTCATGGTGAGCAAGCCCGGCCAGAGCCCCATCGCCGAGGCCGGCGCGGCGGTGCGGGACGATCCCTCGGTGGACGCCGCCGTCCTCGTGATGGGGGTGTACCACCACATGGCGGACCAGGTGGGCCGGGACTTCAAGCGCCTCTTCGAGGAGAGCGCCAAGCCCTTCGCCTGCTGCTGGATGGCGCCCCACCGGGCGGCGCTCCAGGCCGTGCGCAAGGCCGGGGTGCCCGTCTTCGAGGACTACGACCGGGCGGTGCGGGCGCTGGCCGCGCAGGCTGGCTTCGAGGAGGCCGCCGCGCGCGCGGCCAGGCCCGGGTCGGAGATCGACCTGTCGCGCCAGAAGGAGGCGCGGCGGCTGATCGGGAGCGCGCCCCGGAGCCCGGAGGGAATGCTTCCGCCCGCCGCCTGCCGCGCCCTGCTCGGCCTCTACGGCATCCCCCAGCCCGCCCAGGCCGAGGCCACCGACGCGGATGGGGCGGTCGCCGCCTGGCGGAAAATGGGCGGGCCGGTGGCCCTCAAGGCGATCTCCCAAGGCCTCGTCCACAAGACCGACGCCGGCGGCGTGGTCCTCGGCCTGGACGACGAGGGGAGCCTCCGGGAAGCGGCGGCGCGCCTCCTCGCCCTGGCCCCGGACGCGGGACTCCTCGTGCAGCGGATGGCGGAGGGCGGGGTGGAGCTCCTGGCCGGGCTCTCGCGCGACCCGGCCTTCGGCCTTTGCGTCACGGGGGGCATCGGGGGCATCTTCGTGGAGGTCTTCGGGGAGGCGGCCCGCCGGCTCCCCCCCTTCGGGGAGGAGGAGGCCTCGGCCATGCTGTGGGGGCTGCGCGGGGCCAAGTTGTTTGAGGGTGTGCGCGGGAGGCCGCCGGTGGATCTCCCCGCCGCGGCCCGCGTCCTGGCCCGGCTCTCCGAGATGGCGGCCGAGCTGGAGGGGGCGCTGGCCGAGCTGGACATCAACCCCCTCATCGTGACCCCAGGCGGCGCCCTGGCCGTGGACGCCCGCGTCCGGGCGGCGTAG